The Deinococcus sp. YIM 134068 genome has a segment encoding these proteins:
- a CDS encoding HD domain-containing protein, with translation MTTNAEAFPLTDDFPTALRLAHEWHTGQYRKGTRTPYLSHLLGVASVALEFGGTEAEAIAALLHDALEDGPEYTHRDASELQGEIERLFGPEVARLVDGATDAAPKAGEKKAPWVERKTAYLRRLAHEDASSLLVSASDKLHNARSILTDVLTAGDGAEARAAFFTRFNRGQEGTLQYYRLLVDAYRASPGGRDRPRLQALFAELDRTVTALEEACGVTADEVRGYGLLQGVVGE, from the coding sequence ATGACGACGAACGCAGAAGCTTTCCCACTGACCGACGACTTCCCCACTGCCCTCCGGCTCGCGCACGAGTGGCACACCGGGCAGTACCGCAAGGGCACGCGGACGCCCTACCTCTCGCACCTGCTCGGCGTGGCGTCGGTGGCGCTGGAGTTCGGCGGGACGGAGGCGGAGGCCATCGCCGCCCTGCTCCACGACGCGCTGGAGGACGGCCCGGAGTACACGCACCGGGACGCCTCCGAGTTGCAGGGTGAGATCGAACGGCTCTTCGGGCCGGAGGTCGCCCGACTCGTGGACGGCGCGACCGACGCGGCCCCGAAGGCGGGCGAGAAGAAGGCCCCGTGGGTCGAGCGCAAGACGGCCTACCTCCGCCGCCTCGCCCACGAGGACGCTTCCTCGCTCCTCGTCAGCGCGTCCGACAAGCTGCACAATGCCCGCAGCATCCTGACCGACGTGCTGACCGCCGGGGACGGGGCCGAGGCCCGCGCCGCGTTCTTCACCCGCTTCAACCGGGGGCAGGAGGGCACCTTGCAGTATTACCGCCTCCTCGTGGACGCCTACCGCGCCTCTCCCGGCGGGCGGGACCGTCCGCGTCTCCAGGCCCTCTTCGCCGAGTTGGACCGCACGGTAACGGCGCTGGAGGAGGCGTGCGGCGTGACGGCGGACGAGGTGCGGGGGTATGGGTTGTTGCAGGGCGTGGTGGGGGAGTGA
- a CDS encoding CBS and ACT domain-containing protein, with amino-acid sequence MLVRDWMTPDPLTVTPDTPVMEALRLLRERGFRRLPVMEGERLVGITTRKDLKDAVPSQATTLSVWELTSLLSRLTVSEMMARPVITVRANEYMEDAALRMQEHDVGGLPVLDASGRLCGMVTITDVLRAFTDILGLREGGTRLTLDMPDTPGSLARAAGAVLPSNIISVATSGQGAKEGQPRRRFVMRVTGEGARDVRARVREAGIDVVE; translated from the coding sequence ATGCTCGTACGCGATTGGATGACGCCTGATCCCCTGACGGTGACGCCGGACACGCCGGTGATGGAGGCGCTGCGGCTGCTGCGGGAGCGGGGGTTTCGGCGTCTGCCCGTGATGGAGGGGGAGCGGCTGGTGGGCATCACCACGCGCAAGGACCTCAAGGACGCCGTGCCGAGTCAGGCGACCACCCTGAGCGTGTGGGAGCTGACCTCGCTCCTCAGCCGCCTGACCGTCTCCGAGATGATGGCCCGGCCCGTGATCACCGTGCGCGCGAACGAATATATGGAGGACGCGGCGCTGCGGATGCAGGAGCACGACGTGGGCGGTCTGCCCGTGCTGGACGCCTCCGGGCGGCTGTGCGGCATGGTGACGATCACGGACGTGCTGCGCGCCTTCACCGACATCCTGGGGCTGCGCGAGGGGGGCACCCGCCTGACGCTGGACATGCCCGACACGCCCGGCAGCCTCGCGCGGGCGGCGGGGGCGGTGCTGCCGAGCAACATCATCAGCGTCGCCACGTCCGGGCAGGGGGCGAAGGAAGGCCAGCCCCGACGCCGCTTCGTCATGCGCGTGACGGGCGAGGGCGCGCGGGACGTGCGGGCGCGGGTGCGGGAGGCGGGGATAGATGTGGTGGAGTAG
- a CDS encoding OmpH family outer membrane protein, whose translation MKMNAKALAPVALVAAFGLGTLAPHAQTTPQKIGFVDVQRVLAAHPADKDLQTIQKQAETELGALGKQIQAIDAKGAQATAAEKQSRTTLVSTYEAKAKSFQTQVQPKTQAVEKAVDTAVNAVAKANGYSVVMDRGVAARSGLVIYAENTTDLTDAALKALKP comes from the coding sequence ATGAAGATGAACGCCAAGGCGCTTGCGCCCGTTGCCCTCGTCGCCGCCTTCGGGCTGGGGACCCTCGCGCCGCACGCGCAAACGACGCCGCAGAAGATCGGTTTCGTGGACGTGCAGCGGGTGCTGGCCGCCCACCCCGCCGACAAGGACCTCCAGACCATCCAGAAGCAGGCGGAGACCGAACTCGGCGCGCTCGGCAAGCAGATTCAGGCCATTGACGCGAAGGGCGCGCAGGCCACCGCCGCCGAGAAGCAGAGCCGCACCACCCTCGTCTCGACCTACGAGGCGAAGGCGAAGTCCTTCCAGACCCAGGTCCAGCCCAAGACCCAGGCCGTGGAAAAGGCCGTGGACACCGCCGTGAACGCCGTGGCGAAGGCCAACGGCTACAGCGTCGTGATGGACCGTGGGGTTGCCGCCCGCAGCGGCCTCGTGATCTACGCCGAGAACACCACCGACCTGACCGACGCGGCCCTCAAGGCCCTCAAGCCCTGA
- a CDS encoding OmpH family outer membrane protein, giving the protein MKPALLILPLALLATVPQAQQKRSRVGFVDVRQVVAALPGNAAYLALSKRVDADLKGKQTNLQQLITRANSTRTAADRQAAQRAQQAFVSAQQGYQQRLATEFKPLQGRINTTVTNVARTSGFTVVLDSRVAAQTALVIYANTQATDLTPAVLRAIKK; this is encoded by the coding sequence ATGAAACCTGCCCTGCTCATCCTCCCCCTCGCCCTTCTCGCCACCGTGCCGCAGGCCCAGCAAAAGCGTAGCCGCGTGGGCTTCGTGGACGTGCGGCAGGTCGTGGCCGCGCTGCCCGGCAATGCCGCCTACCTCGCGCTCAGCAAGAGGGTGGATGCCGACCTGAAGGGCAAGCAGACGAACCTCCAGCAACTCATCACCCGCGCGAACAGCACCCGCACCGCCGCCGACCGTCAGGCCGCGCAGAGGGCGCAGCAGGCCTTCGTGAGCGCCCAGCAGGGCTACCAGCAGCGCCTCGCCACCGAGTTCAAGCCGCTGCAAGGTCGCATCAACACCACGGTGACGAACGTTGCCAGGACGAGCGGCTTCACGGTCGTCCTCGACAGCCGCGTCGCCGCGCAGACGGCCCTGGTGATTTATGCGAACACGCAGGCGACGGACCTCACGCCCGCCGTGCTCAGGGCGATCAAGAAATAG
- a CDS encoding carboxymuconolactone decarboxylase family protein: protein MTEDGQDKDRVEMEETPSAREVIFGAQEERILARLSALDPDLMAYVRDFAYDTVYERPGLDLRTKELIACALLVSLGSPPELRTHLRGALRAGATEAEVRETLLLCVPYLGFPRVVAAFAQLQALLETGQQNAPTREE from the coding sequence ATGACGGAAGACGGGCAGGACAAGGACAGAGTGGAGATGGAGGAGACGCCCTCGGCGCGTGAGGTCATCTTCGGGGCGCAGGAGGAGCGCATCCTCGCGCGGCTCTCGGCGCTCGACCCCGACCTGATGGCCTATGTCCGCGACTTCGCCTACGACACGGTGTACGAGCGGCCCGGCCTCGACCTGCGGACGAAGGAATTGATCGCCTGCGCGCTGCTGGTGAGCCTCGGCAGCCCGCCGGAGTTGCGGACGCACCTGCGCGGTGCCCTGCGGGCCGGGGCAACCGAGGCCGAGGTGCGCGAGACGCTGCTGCTGTGCGTGCCGTACCTCGGCTTTCCGCGCGTGGTGGCGGCCTTTGCCCAGCTTCAGGCGCTCTTGGAGACTGGGCAGCAAAACGCCCCCACCCGCGAGGAGTGA